In Drosophila santomea strain STO CAGO 1482 chromosome 2L, Prin_Dsan_1.1, whole genome shotgun sequence, a single window of DNA contains:
- the LOC120452927 gene encoding acylphosphatase-2, with protein MGIPDIRLLVTLDFEVYGHVQGLNLTKDTRDRCTKAGITGWVKNSKQGTIVGKMQGPKEEVDKMITWLSTEGSPGCQIDRCEVRNQGNLSRLDYKDFAIRF; from the exons ATGGGCATTCCGGATATCCGACTGCTGGTGACGCTGGACTTTGAGGTCTATGGACATGTACAAG GCCTGAATCTCACGAAAGACACCCGCGATCGTTGCACCAAGGCGGGAATTACTGGCTGGGTGAAGAACAGCAAACAGGGCACCATTGTGGGCAAGATGCAGGGACCCAAGGAGGAAGTGGACAAGAT GATCACCTGGCTGTCCACCGAGGGCTCTCCCGGCTGCCAAATCGATCGCTGTGAGGTCCGAAACCAGGGCAACCTCAGCCGACTGGACTACAAGGACTTTGCCATTAGGTTTTAG
- the LOC120452919 gene encoding protein Turandot M, translating into MNPTILLSCLVVFSLFWLGKAQAANDDEFGTERQRLLRVYGDSSVDEATRYRNVDDLVKFYDKYSTLLPLKPDLTQRAQDLVRRYKEESAHVVLVDGAPAQGGFWLPLVKLLIVQLGVEIASEGFKRAIES; encoded by the exons ATGAATCCTACAATTTTGTTGAG cTGCCTAGTAGTTTTTTCCCTATTTTGGCTGGGGAAAGCACAAGCTGCAAACGATGATGAATTCGGTACAGAAAGGCAGCGCTTACTTCGCGTGTATGGTGATTCCTCGGTTGACGAAGCCACCAGATACAGGAACGTTGACGACCTGGTCAAGTTCTATGACAAGTACTCCACTCTCCTTCCTTTGAAGCCGGATTTAACACAACGCGCCCAGGATCTCGTGAGGCGATACAAGGAGGAAAGCGCTCATGTGGTTTTGGTGGATGGTGCTCCGGCTCAAGGCGGATTCTGGTTGCCCCTGGTAAAGCTACTCATTGTCCAGCTGGGCGTTGAAATTGCCTCCGAGGGATTCAAGCGCGCTATTGAATCTTAA
- the LOC120452908 gene encoding uncharacterized protein LOC120452908: MLPTDKGSLAASRPQKSHCHGSVSVSDQQLLQHLHPHTHPHPVHLQPAHAHATHSPACEKRLEAETPRRDLHELLLELLDMMLSCLVVAPCVIAYWRGTWELMFVYLFPDSLPLSAMASFLIGGLGHFFFTVTQNFFKEHIHPDRRRLTYYAVSRLYTAVFGIVCVNMWRGAWLLCDWLTSVDSLIIVSVVTGIALIFLVATRTLRNLGAAPYTVTMDHKSDYFEVDTMFKIPGFHQPGLYILDTLFSVFVIGSLVVIAWRGVWGIFDLLLFPADKAKSAWGSLLIGYLTVFVTFLIHPLMRYVCRRISGILKLIICDIYYLMTFFGAVNAWRGIWNLLDVYLYPENKLLSFWLSHIVPFLLLAALKCSNSILVRGVFIDGEGVGADSVDIPINYVRLHFLRERRKKAGHQATSQPPPPHYYLKPEHVALGRNAEKDKEAQSSLIEKPHAAVQIV; the protein is encoded by the exons ATGTTGCCCACCGACAAGGGCAGCTTGGCGGCCAGCAGGCCGCAGAAATCTCATTGCCATGGATCGGTATCCGTGTCGGATCAGCAGCTCCTGCAGCACCTCCATCCACACACGCATCCGCATCCAGTGCACCTGCAAcccgcacacgcacacgccACACACTCACCCGCCTGCGAGAAGCGCTTGGAGGCGGAGACGCCACGTCGGGATCTCCATGAGCTGCTGCTCGAGCTGCTGGACATGATGCTGTCCTGCCTGGTGGTGGCACCCTGTGTGATCGCCTACTGGCGCGGCACCTGGGAACTGATGTTCGTCTATCTGTTTCCCGACAGTTTGCCGCTGTCTGCGATGGCCAGCTTTCTGATCGGCGGACTGGGGCACTTCTTCTTCACGGTCACACAGAACTTCTTTAAGGAGCACATCCATCCGGACCGCAGGCGACTCACATACTACGCCGTATCGCGACTCTATACGGCCGTATTCGGCATCGTTTGCGTGAATATGTGGCGGGGTGCCTGGCTGCTCTGCGACTGGCTGACCAGTGTGGACTCCTTGATCATTGTGTCCGTGGTGACGGGCATCGCACTTATCTTCCTGGTAGCCACACGGACTCTGCGGAACCTCGGAGCTGCTCCCTACACCGTGACCATGGACCACAAGAGCGACTACTTCGAGGTGGACACCATGTTCAAAATACCC GGGTTTCATCAACCTGGCCTTTACATTTTGGACACCCTCTTCTCGGTCTTTGTGATCGGCAGTCTGGTGGTCATCGCCTGGCGCGGAGTCTGGGGAATCTTTGACCTGCTGCTCTTCCCCGCGGACAAGGCCAAGTCGGCCTGGGGATCGCTG CTGATTGGATATCTGACGGTGTTTGTGACGTTCCTCATTCACCCACTGATGCGGTACGTGTGTCGTCGCATCAGCGGAATCCTCAAGCTGATCATATGCGACATTTACTATCTGATGACTTTCTTTGGGGCTGTGAATGCCTGGCGCGGCATCTGGAATCTGCTGgatgtgtatctgtatccag AAAACAAGCTGCTGAGCTTCTGGCTGAGCCACATCGTTCCTTTCCTGCTCCTCGCTGCCCTCAAGTGCTCCAATTCCATCCTGGTGCGCGGCGTGTTCATCGACGGAGAGGGCGTGGGCGCCGATAGCGTCGATATACCCATCAACTATGTGCGGCTGCACTTCCTCCGCGAGCGCCGGAAGAAGGCCGGCCATCAGGCCACATCGCAGCCCCCGCCACCGCATTACTATCTGAAACCGGAGCACGTCGCACTCGGAAGGAACGCGGAGAAGGACAAGGAGGCACAGAGCAGCCTCATCGAGAAGCCACATGCCGCCGTGCAGATCGTTTAG
- the LOC120452932 gene encoding cytochrome c oxidase subunit 6C-1, producing MANTPATSSAGPVLRGLHNATIKRNLAISLGLTALVTVAYKILVNDPKKAAYADFYSKYDANKSFERMKAAGRFQSC from the exons ATGGCCAACACTCCAGCCACCTCCTCTGCCGGACCCGTGCTCCGTGGTCTCCACAACGCCACCATCAAGCGCAACCTGGCCATTTCCCTGGGACTGACCGCTCTGGTGACCGTCGCCTACAAAATTCTGGTCAACGATCCCAAGAAGGCCGCCTACGCCGACTTCTACTC GAAGTACGATGCCAACAAGTCCTTCGAGCGCATGAAGGCCGCCGGTCGTTTCCAGTCCTGCTAG
- the LOC120458043 gene encoding medium-chain acyl-CoA ligase ACSF2, mitochondrial, whose amino-acid sequence MNSKLQTISRYMLRQKCALNAMRSISTSMPTLISHKHHIGKEPLVYRTVGQQLELSAQDYGHVEAIVSCHEGKRYTFKSLLQEVDGLAAGFRKLGLQPGDAIGLWAPNYMHWYLGMMGAARAGLTSVGLNPAYQGPEIAYCLNKANVKAIIAPETFKSQNYYEILRDICPEISDAEPGKIRSEKFPHLQSVIIDSNDGLKGALRFDDFLDLANKSEREEVAKIQKNILPESPCNIQFTSGTTGNPKAACLSHHNFVNNGIHVGNRNELEGERICVQVPMFHAFGVVITIMAALTKGATMVLPAAGFSPKDSLQAIVNEKCTVIHGTPTMYVDLVNTQKKLQVPLGRIKKAITGGAIVSPQLIKDVRQVLNVEAVHSVYGLTETTGVIFQSLPGDSSDVVLNSVGHLTDHIEAKVVDEEGRCVPFGQPGELCVRGYTTMLGYHGDEAKTKETIGNDRWLRTGDQFVLEANGYGRIVGRLKEMLIRGGENIFPKEIEDFLNSHPQIIEAHVIGVPDERLGEEVCAYVRLEEGVDPASFTAATVKAYAKGKLAHFKVPRYVIPINAFPKTTSGKIQKFKLVEDFKAKETELKAARA is encoded by the exons ATGAACAGCAAGCTGCAGACCATCTCCAGATATATGCTGAGGCAGAAATGTGCCCTCAACGCGATGCGCAG CATCTCCACCTCGATGCCCACCCTGATCAGCCATAAGCATCACATCGGAAAGGAGCCACTGGTGTATCGCACCGTTGGCCAGCAGTTGGAGCTATCGGCGCAGGATTACGGCCATGTGGAGGCGATTGTCTCCTGCCACGAGGGCAAGCGGTACACCTTCAAGAGTTTGCTGCAGGAAGTGGATGGTTTGGCGGCGGGTTTCCGGAAACTGGGTCTCCAGCCGGGCGATGCCATTGGTCTGTGGGCACCGAACTACATGCACTGGTACCTGGGCATGATGGGGGCAGCCCGAGCGGGTCTCACCTCGGTGGGTCTGAATCCCGCTTACCAGGGACCCGAAATAGCCTACTGCCTGAATAAGGCCAATGTGAAGGCCATCATTGCACCGGAGACGTTCAAGAGCCAGAACTACTATGAGATTTTGAGAGATATCTGCCCGGAAATCTCGGATGCGGAGCCTGGCAAGATCCGGAGTGAGAAGTTCCCGCACCTGCAATCCGTAATCATCGACAGCAACGATGGCCTGAAGGGTGCCCTGCGCTTTGATGACTTCCTCGACCTGGCCAACAAATCGGAGCGCGAGGAAGTGGCCAAAATCCAGAAGAACATTCTGCCAGAGTCGCCGTGCAATATTCAGTTCACATCGGGAACCACTGGCAATCCCAAGGCTGCCTGCCTTAGCCATCACAATTTCGTGAACAATGGCATCCATGTGGGCAATCGCAATGAACTGGAGGGCGAGAGGATCTGTGTACAGGTGCCCATGTTCCATGCCTTCGGAGTGGTCATTACCATCATGGCTGCATTGACGAAAGGAGCCACCATGGTCCTGCCCGCAGCCGGTTTCAGTCCCAAGGACTCGCTGCAAGCCATCGTCAATGAGAAGTGCACGGTCATCCATGGCACACCCACCATGTATGTGGATTTGGTCAACACCCAGAAGAAGCTGCAGGTGCCGCTGGGCAGGATCAAGAAGGCCATCACCGGAGGTGCCATTGTATCGCCGCAGCTCATCAAGGATGTGAGACAGGTGCTCAACGTGGAAGCGGTTCATAGTGTCTATGGACTTACGGAAACCACAGGTGTGATCTTCCAGTCGCTGCCCGGTGACAGCAGCGATGTTGTCCTGAACTCAGTGGGTCATCTGACGGATCACATCGAAGCCAAGGTGGTGGATGAAGAGGGCAGGTGTGTGCCATTTGGACAGCCCGGAGAGCTGTGCGTCCGCGGATACACCACGATGCTGGGCTACCACGGGGATGAGGCGAAAACGAAGGAAACCATCGGTAATGACAGGTGGCTGCGCACGGGAGATCAGTTTGTCCTGGAGGCCAATGGCTATGGACGGATTGTGGGTCGCCTGAAGGAGATGCTCATTCGTGGCGGCGAAAATATTTTCCCCAAGGAGATTGAAGACTTTCTCAATAGCCACCCACAGATCATTGAGGCTCAT GTGATTGGAGTTCCTGATGAGCGACTGGGTGAGGAAGTTTGCGCCTATGTTCGCCTTGAGGAGGGCGTTGACCCCGCCTCGTTTACCGCGGCGACCGTGAAGGCCTATGCCAAGGGCAAACTAGCCCACTTCAAGGTGCCCAGATATGTGATCCCCATAAATGCATTCCCAAAAACCACCTCGGGCAAGATCCAGAAATTCAAGCTGGTAGAGGATTTTAAGGCGAAGGAAACGGAGCTAAAAGCTGCCAGAGCTTAG